Proteins co-encoded in one Rudaeicoccus suwonensis genomic window:
- a CDS encoding ABC transporter permease, with product MSEQIETQTVEVAPDQVVAQRIVEVRMSPTRRVAIGAAIVILGLLTILALGLSAGKHSTQFDLNVAGTGIQVPKFSLPGKAMCFVLGVIIVVLGVAQIARGFGKKQLRWVGITVALLFIVAFLAWTGTTGKQSIQVAALLQQTLLLATPLILGAMSGVLCEKSGVINVAIEGQMLFGAFAGALFGTLSSSWVGLIAAAVIGGLMGALLAVFSIKFLVNQVILGVVLNAFALGLTGYLYDAVMANNSGGTNSPSTFSNIKIPVLGDIPVIGPLLFNQNVIVYLMYVIVFVIDFMLIRSRWGLRTRAVGEHPKAADTMGINVLRLRYKNVILGGCVAGVAGAALTIGSVGSFNKDMTSGQGFIALAALIFGRWTPRGALGAALFFGFASALQTTLSLLATPVKIDTNLLAMLPYLATIFAVAGLVGRVRAPAADGEPYVKG from the coding sequence ATGAGCGAGCAGATCGAGACCCAGACCGTCGAGGTCGCGCCCGACCAGGTGGTCGCCCAGCGCATCGTCGAGGTGCGCATGTCACCGACACGGCGGGTGGCCATCGGTGCGGCCATCGTCATACTCGGCCTGCTGACGATCCTGGCTCTGGGCCTGAGCGCCGGCAAGCACTCCACCCAGTTCGACCTCAACGTCGCCGGAACCGGCATCCAGGTGCCGAAGTTCTCGCTGCCGGGCAAGGCCATGTGCTTCGTGCTCGGCGTGATCATCGTCGTGCTCGGTGTCGCTCAGATCGCCCGCGGTTTCGGCAAGAAGCAGCTGCGTTGGGTCGGCATCACGGTCGCGCTGCTGTTCATCGTGGCGTTCCTCGCGTGGACCGGCACCACCGGCAAGCAGTCGATCCAGGTTGCGGCGCTGCTGCAGCAGACCCTGCTGCTCGCGACTCCGCTGATCCTGGGCGCCATGTCGGGTGTGCTGTGTGAGAAATCCGGTGTCATCAACGTCGCCATCGAGGGCCAGATGCTCTTCGGGGCCTTCGCCGGCGCGCTGTTCGGCACGCTGTCGAGCAGCTGGGTCGGCCTGATCGCCGCTGCCGTCATCGGCGGTCTGATGGGCGCACTGCTTGCGGTGTTCTCCATCAAGTTCCTGGTCAACCAGGTGATCCTCGGCGTCGTGCTCAACGCCTTCGCGCTGGGCCTGACCGGGTATCTGTATGACGCGGTCATGGCCAACAACTCCGGCGGCACGAACTCTCCGTCGACCTTCAGCAACATCAAGATCCCGGTGCTGGGCGACATCCCGGTGATCGGTCCGTTGTTGTTCAACCAGAACGTCATCGTCTACCTGATGTACGTCATCGTGTTCGTGATCGACTTCATGCTGATCCGCTCGCGGTGGGGTCTGCGCACGCGTGCCGTCGGTGAGCACCCCAAGGCCGCCGACACCATGGGCATCAACGTCCTGCGGCTGCGCTACAAGAACGTCATCCTCGGTGGCTGCGTCGCCGGTGTCGCCGGTGCGGCGCTGACGATCGGTTCGGTGGGCTCGTTCAACAAGGACATGACATCAGGGCAAGGCTTCATTGCCCTGGCGGCCTTGATCTTCGGCCGGTGGACACCGCGGGGCGCCCTCGGTGCGGCGTTGTTCTTCGGTTTCGCCAGCGCGCTGCAGACGACGCTGTCGCTGCTCGCGACGCCGGTGAAGATCGACACCAACCTGCTGGCGATGCTGCCCTACCTGGCCACGATCTTCGCGGTGGCCGGTCTGGTCGGACGCGTTCGGGCACCCGCCGCTGACGGCGAGCCCTACGTCAAGGGCTGA
- a CDS encoding cytidine deaminase, producing MADVDWDALTAHAVEAMHHAYAPYSHFAVGVAGFVDDGRVVSGCNVENAGYGVTLCAECGMVSELVRGGGGLLTAVACVNARSEPLMPCGRCRQLLWEHGGPNCLLLTPQGVLPMSEVLPQAFGPHDLTHVTGSAGGQDVST from the coding sequence GTGGCCGACGTCGACTGGGACGCCCTGACGGCACATGCCGTCGAGGCGATGCATCACGCGTATGCGCCATACAGCCACTTCGCGGTGGGAGTGGCCGGCTTCGTCGACGACGGCCGGGTCGTGTCCGGCTGCAATGTCGAGAACGCCGGGTATGGCGTGACGTTGTGCGCCGAGTGCGGGATGGTCAGCGAGCTCGTGCGTGGAGGTGGCGGTCTGCTGACGGCAGTGGCGTGCGTCAACGCGCGCAGCGAGCCGCTCATGCCGTGCGGCCGGTGCCGTCAGCTGCTGTGGGAGCACGGCGGTCCGAACTGTCTGCTGCTGACCCCACAGGGTGTGCTGCCGATGAGCGAGGTGCTGCCGCAGGCTTTCGGGCCGCACGACCTGACCCACGTCACCGGCAGTGCCGGCGGTCAGGACGTCTCCACCTGA
- a CDS encoding thymidine phosphorylase, with the protein MSNPSTSSSSSTPAAGGASDVGNHSSAAVETFDAVDVIRTKRDRGVLSAAQIDWVIDAYTRGAVAEEQMSALAMAIFLNGMDRSEISRWTAAMIASGERMDFSSLSRPTSDKHSTGGVGDKITLPLAPLVAAYGVAVPQLSGRGLGHTGGTLDKLESIPGWRAGLSNNAMLQQLENVGAVICAAGSGLAPADKKLYALRDVTSTVEAIPLIASSIMSKKIAEGTGSLVLDVKVGSGAFMKSAADARELARTMVDLGTDAGVTTVALLTDMSTPLGLTAGNAIEVQESIDVLAGGGPADVVELTVALAREMLHAAGRTGVDPAQGLQDGSAMDVWRRMIRAQGGDPNAALPVARESEVVRADTSGVLTRLDALAVGVAAWRLGAGRARKEDPVQAGAGVVLHAKPGDHVRAGDPLMTLHTDTPERFARATEALKGAWSVQDDAAYEPMPIVIDRIA; encoded by the coding sequence ATGAGCAACCCGAGCACCTCCAGCAGTTCCAGCACGCCGGCCGCAGGCGGCGCGTCCGATGTCGGCAACCACTCGAGCGCCGCGGTGGAGACCTTCGACGCCGTCGACGTCATCCGCACCAAGCGCGACCGTGGTGTGCTGAGCGCCGCGCAGATCGACTGGGTGATCGACGCCTACACCCGCGGCGCGGTCGCAGAGGAGCAGATGTCTGCTCTCGCGATGGCGATCTTCCTCAACGGGATGGATCGGTCCGAGATCTCCCGCTGGACCGCCGCGATGATCGCCTCGGGGGAGCGGATGGACTTCTCCTCGCTGTCTCGCCCGACCTCGGACAAGCACTCGACCGGTGGTGTGGGCGACAAGATCACGCTGCCGCTGGCGCCCCTTGTCGCCGCATATGGTGTTGCCGTTCCTCAGCTTTCGGGGCGTGGGCTCGGACACACCGGTGGCACACTCGACAAACTGGAGTCGATCCCCGGCTGGCGGGCGGGTCTGTCCAACAACGCGATGCTGCAGCAACTCGAGAATGTCGGCGCGGTGATCTGCGCGGCTGGATCCGGACTGGCTCCGGCTGACAAAAAGCTCTATGCGCTACGCGACGTGACGTCGACCGTCGAGGCGATCCCGCTGATCGCGAGCTCGATCATGAGCAAGAAGATCGCCGAGGGCACCGGTTCGCTCGTGCTCGACGTGAAGGTCGGCTCAGGCGCCTTCATGAAGTCGGCGGCAGATGCACGCGAACTTGCCCGCACCATGGTGGATCTCGGCACCGACGCAGGAGTTACGACAGTCGCGTTGCTGACCGACATGTCGACCCCGCTGGGTCTGACGGCGGGCAACGCCATCGAGGTGCAGGAGTCGATCGATGTGCTCGCGGGCGGTGGTCCCGCCGACGTCGTGGAGCTCACGGTTGCCCTTGCTCGCGAGATGCTGCACGCCGCCGGACGGACCGGCGTCGACCCGGCGCAGGGTCTGCAGGACGGATCTGCGATGGATGTATGGCGCCGGATGATCCGCGCCCAAGGTGGCGACCCGAACGCGGCCCTGCCGGTGGCCCGCGAGAGCGAGGTGGTGCGTGCCGACACCAGCGGTGTGCTCACGCGTCTGGATGCGCTCGCTGTCGGTGTCGCGGCGTGGCGCCTCGGCGCCGGTCGCGCCCGCAAGGAGGACCCGGTGCAGGCCGGTGCGGGTGTGGTGCTGCACGCGAAGCCCGGCGACCACGTCCGCGCCGGTGACCCGCTGATGACCTTGCACACCGACACGCCGGAGCGTTTCGCACGGGCGACCGAGGCGCTGAAGGGTGCGTGGTCGGTGCAGGACGACGCGGCATACGAGCCCATGCCGATCGTCATCGACCGCATCGCCTGA
- a CDS encoding stage II sporulation protein M, which translates to MDLDAYVAAHHGEWDRLRMLGRRSKLSGEEADELLDLYQRVATHLSQVRSGAPDPAVIQHLSTLLAQARTAALGRRTASWSSVANFLLLDFPATLYRARRWWITTAAVSVCVALVIGVWVARNPQVQSSFLSPAQTQQLVNHDFAGYYSQYGGTDFATHVWTNNAFIAALCIAFGVLGVPIVAILWSNMLNVAVLGGVMAANGRAGEFFTFILPHGILELTAVFVAAGAGLRLFWSWVEPGPRRRVDALAHEARATVTIAIGLIGVLLVSGCIEAFVTPSQLPPWARIGIGVLAEIAFLTYVFVLGRRAALTGVTGDVGEIDQSAEAPTVG; encoded by the coding sequence GTGGATCTTGATGCGTATGTCGCCGCGCATCACGGCGAGTGGGATCGGCTACGAATGCTCGGCCGCCGTTCCAAGCTCAGTGGCGAGGAGGCCGACGAGCTGCTCGATCTCTATCAGCGGGTCGCCACCCATCTGTCACAGGTCCGCTCCGGAGCACCGGATCCCGCTGTCATCCAACATCTTTCGACGTTGCTGGCTCAGGCGCGCACCGCTGCACTGGGGCGCCGGACGGCCTCGTGGTCGTCGGTGGCGAACTTCCTTCTGCTGGACTTCCCGGCAACGCTCTATCGCGCACGACGCTGGTGGATCACCACGGCTGCGGTGAGTGTCTGTGTGGCTCTGGTGATCGGCGTCTGGGTGGCCCGCAATCCGCAGGTGCAGTCGTCTTTCCTGTCCCCCGCGCAGACGCAGCAGTTGGTGAACCACGACTTCGCGGGGTATTACTCGCAGTACGGCGGCACCGATTTCGCGACCCATGTCTGGACCAACAACGCGTTCATCGCCGCCTTGTGCATCGCCTTCGGCGTGCTGGGTGTGCCCATCGTCGCGATACTGTGGAGCAACATGCTCAACGTCGCGGTGCTCGGCGGTGTGATGGCGGCGAACGGTCGCGCCGGAGAGTTCTTCACCTTCATCCTGCCGCACGGAATCCTCGAGTTGACAGCGGTTTTCGTCGCTGCCGGTGCTGGCTTGCGACTGTTCTGGTCCTGGGTGGAGCCGGGACCACGGCGCCGTGTCGATGCTCTCGCACACGAGGCTCGCGCAACAGTGACGATCGCCATCGGACTCATCGGGGTGCTTCTGGTCAGCGGCTGCATCGAAGCCTTCGTGACGCCGTCGCAGCTGCCGCCCTGGGCACGCATCGGCATCGGCGTGCTGGCCGAGATCGCCTTCCTGACCTACGTTTTCGTGCTGGGACGGCGGGCAGCGCTCACCGGTGTGACCGGAGACGTCGGTGAGATCGACCAGAGCGCCGAAGCGCCGACTGTGGGGTGA
- a CDS encoding RDD family protein: MANVAVSGPARPLRGLADQAQLVTGEGVLIDVPAASLPLRMLSALIDWLIYGAVLVALIVAVVFASRGASAAGVGTLLLVAMVAAFIVLPVTIETLSRGRSVGKLVCRLRVVRDDGGPIVFRHALLRGLLGFVELWLMQGVPAFVAACCNSRCRRLGDLTAGTYVVRLERGLQLEPPPGMPPHLRTWVAHSDMAALPDGLALAIRQFLTRRAGLSPAARDALASSLAAQVRPLVAPAPPPYTHVEDLLAAVMVRRGDLEAARLSREETTRRRLLGEPSSPDPTAGVVGGVSAGRIRA, from the coding sequence ATGGCGAATGTCGCGGTCAGTGGGCCGGCTCGGCCGCTGCGCGGGCTCGCCGATCAAGCCCAACTGGTCACCGGCGAAGGCGTGCTGATCGACGTTCCGGCGGCATCCCTGCCACTGCGCATGCTGTCAGCGCTGATCGACTGGTTGATCTACGGAGCGGTGCTGGTCGCGCTGATCGTAGCCGTGGTCTTCGCCTCCCGCGGCGCCAGCGCGGCGGGAGTGGGCACGCTGCTGCTCGTCGCGATGGTGGCGGCCTTCATCGTGTTGCCGGTGACCATCGAGACCCTGTCGCGTGGTCGCTCGGTCGGCAAGCTGGTGTGCCGGTTGCGTGTGGTGCGCGACGACGGAGGCCCGATCGTGTTCCGGCACGCGCTGCTGCGCGGACTGCTGGGCTTCGTCGAGTTGTGGTTGATGCAGGGTGTGCCGGCGTTCGTCGCCGCCTGCTGCAACTCCCGCTGCCGACGGCTGGGGGACCTGACTGCCGGCACGTATGTCGTGCGTCTCGAACGCGGACTGCAACTCGAGCCGCCACCGGGCATGCCGCCCCACCTGCGGACGTGGGTCGCACACAGCGACATGGCGGCGCTGCCCGACGGGCTGGCCCTCGCCATACGACAGTTCCTCACCCGCCGGGCCGGGCTGTCACCTGCGGCCCGCGACGCGCTGGCCAGTTCGCTTGCGGCACAAGTGCGTCCGCTTGTCGCGCCGGCACCACCGCCATACACGCATGTCGAAGATCTGCTCGCCGCCGTCATGGTGCGCCGTGGCGACTTGGAGGCCGCCCGGCTGTCGCGAGAAGAGACGACGCGCCGCCGATTGCTCGGCGAGCCGTCGTCGCCCGACCCAACTGCCGGTGTCGTCGGCGGGGTCAGTGCTGGTCGTATCCGGGCTTGA
- a CDS encoding adenosine deaminase: MSETVALRPEILTLPKVLLHDHLDGGLRPETIIEIARAEGYDGLPSYDPAELGRWFRDSADSGSLERYLETFDHSVAVMQTADALHRVASECAQDLAADGVVYAEVRYAPEQHLTGGLTLEEVVEAVNAGFRDGEKASGDRIVVRALLTAMRHAAKSTEIAQLVVRYRDDGVAGFDIAGAEAGYPPTRHLDAFEYLRRENAHFTIHAGEAFGLPSIWEAIQWCGAERLGHGVRIMDDITRDDDGATSLGRLASYVRDRRIPLEMCPSSNLQTGAADSFATHPITELKDLRFRVTINTDNRLMSGTSMSREMQLLVDEAGWTTAALRWATINAMKSAFLPFEERLALIEGVIKPGYDQH, translated from the coding sequence ATGAGTGAGACCGTTGCGCTGCGTCCCGAGATCCTCACCTTGCCGAAGGTGCTGCTGCACGACCACCTCGACGGCGGCCTGCGCCCGGAGACCATCATCGAAATCGCCCGCGCGGAGGGCTATGACGGGCTGCCCTCCTACGATCCGGCCGAACTCGGCCGCTGGTTCCGCGACTCGGCAGACTCCGGCTCGCTCGAGCGCTATCTGGAGACCTTCGACCACTCTGTTGCTGTGATGCAGACCGCCGACGCCCTGCACCGGGTCGCCAGCGAGTGCGCACAGGATCTGGCTGCCGATGGTGTCGTGTATGCCGAGGTGCGTTACGCCCCGGAACAGCACCTGACCGGCGGACTCACACTTGAGGAGGTCGTCGAGGCGGTCAACGCCGGATTCCGTGACGGCGAGAAGGCATCCGGCGATCGGATCGTGGTGCGAGCCCTGCTGACCGCGATGCGGCACGCCGCCAAGTCGACCGAGATCGCCCAGTTGGTCGTCCGCTATCGCGACGACGGCGTCGCCGGATTCGACATCGCCGGCGCCGAGGCGGGCTACCCGCCCACACGGCACCTGGACGCCTTCGAATACCTGCGCCGCGAAAACGCCCACTTCACCATCCATGCCGGCGAGGCCTTCGGTCTGCCGAGCATCTGGGAGGCGATTCAGTGGTGCGGCGCGGAGCGTCTCGGGCATGGCGTGCGGATCATGGACGACATCACGCGGGACGACGACGGAGCCACCAGCCTGGGACGACTTGCGTCCTACGTGCGCGATCGCCGTATCCCGCTCGAGATGTGCCCGTCCTCGAATCTGCAGACAGGAGCAGCGGATTCGTTCGCCACTCACCCGATCACCGAGCTGAAGGACCTGCGCTTCCGCGTCACCATCAACACGGACAACAGGCTGATGAGCGGCACATCCATGTCCCGCGAGATGCAGTTGCTGGTCGATGAGGCCGGCTGGACGACCGCCGCTCTGCGGTGGGCCACCATCAATGCGATGAAGTCGGCATTCCTACCGTTCGAGGAGCGACTGGCGCTCATCGAAGGCGTGATCAAGCCCGGATACGACCAGCACTGA
- a CDS encoding cupin domain-containing protein → MPDHYTSPVRIPVPGGKIIDEHIGRASTGDSAVSIAHMVAPADWDEPFQTPEFDEYTVVLRGTVNVDHDGGRTSVSAGESIRTRAGERIRYSTGPDGADYIAVCLPAFGPEVVHRDE, encoded by the coding sequence ATGCCAGATCACTACACCTCACCGGTGCGTATCCCCGTGCCCGGCGGCAAGATCATCGACGAACACATCGGCCGCGCGAGCACCGGCGATTCTGCCGTCAGCATCGCGCACATGGTCGCTCCGGCCGATTGGGACGAGCCCTTCCAGACACCCGAATTCGACGAATACACAGTTGTTTTGCGCGGCACGGTGAACGTCGACCATGACGGTGGCCGCACCAGCGTGTCCGCAGGCGAGAGCATTCGCACGCGCGCCGGAGAACGCATCCGCTACTCGACCGGGCCAGACGGCGCCGACTACATCGCCGTCTGCCTGCCCGCATTCGGCCCCGAGGTGGTGCACCGCGATGAGTGA